In Bradyrhizobium sp. G127, one genomic interval encodes:
- a CDS encoding head-tail connector protein, translating to MPAFLLTAPAAEPLSLADAKGFLRVEHDADDAIITSLVSAARNHVEALTRCALIAQTWRLVLDRWPDGGRIKLRIGPLRSLAAVRVFNAAGEASGIDPETFVLDRAAGVVAAPGWSLPPPGRSVAGIELDIEMGFGETPSDVPPRLLQAIRMLVAHWYENRGLIAIGQSVAMMPASVNAMIASHRVLSL from the coding sequence ATGCCCGCATTCCTTCTCACCGCACCGGCGGCTGAACCGCTGTCGCTTGCCGACGCCAAGGGCTTTCTGCGCGTGGAGCACGACGCCGACGATGCGATCATTACCTCGCTGGTGTCGGCTGCGCGCAATCATGTCGAGGCGCTGACGCGCTGCGCGCTGATCGCGCAGACCTGGCGGCTGGTGCTCGACCGCTGGCCGGACGGCGGGCGCATCAAGCTGCGCATCGGTCCGCTGCGTTCGCTCGCGGCGGTGCGGGTGTTCAATGCGGCCGGCGAGGCGAGCGGGATCGATCCCGAGACATTCGTGCTCGACCGCGCCGCGGGCGTTGTCGCCGCGCCGGGCTGGTCGTTGCCGCCGCCGGGGCGCAGCGTCGCAGGAATCGAACTCGACATTGAAATGGGTTTCGGCGAGACCCCGTCCGACGTGCCGCCGAGATTGTTGCAGGCGATCCGCATGCTGGTGGCGCACTGGTACGAGAACCGCGGGCTGATCGCCATCGGACAGTCGGTCGCGATGATGCCAGCCAGTGTCAACGCCATGATCGCGTCGCATCGGGTGCTGTCGCTATGA
- a CDS encoding terminase family protein, with the protein MSRAEMELLFSRWDVFAHDHQVPPAVAPNGLPWLTWLLIGGRGAGKTRAGAEWVRAQALGLAPLADGPVTNIALVGETEHDVREVMIEGVSGLLAVHRRDERPAWISSRKRLEWSNGAVAYAFSAEDPESLRGPQFGCAWSDEMAKWRYAQATFDMLQFGLRLGSQPRQVITTTPRPTALIKRLMLEPGSVVTRAATEANAYHLAPTFLKGVLARYQDTRLGRQELDGEIIEDRPDALWSRALIESCRVNDAPSLTRIVVAVDPPASSGKRADACGIVAAGITGEGGIYVIADDTVSNATPAVWAAKAIALWRRLEADALVAEVNQGGEMVRAVINEVDASVPVVSVRAHRGKYLRAEPVATLYEQGRVKHAGTFPALEDEMCDFGPSGLTSGRSPDRLDALVWAIASLTFTSRAAPRVRRL; encoded by the coding sequence ATGAGCCGGGCTGAAATGGAGCTGCTGTTTTCCCGCTGGGACGTGTTCGCGCACGATCATCAGGTGCCGCCGGCGGTGGCGCCGAACGGTTTGCCGTGGCTGACCTGGCTGCTGATCGGCGGGCGCGGCGCGGGCAAGACGCGCGCTGGCGCGGAATGGGTGAGGGCGCAGGCGCTGGGACTTGCGCCGCTCGCGGATGGGCCGGTGACGAATATCGCGCTGGTCGGCGAAACCGAACACGACGTGCGCGAAGTCATGATCGAGGGCGTGTCGGGGCTGCTGGCGGTGCATCGCCGCGACGAGCGTCCGGCGTGGATCTCGTCGCGCAAGCGGCTGGAATGGAGCAACGGCGCGGTGGCCTATGCGTTCTCGGCGGAAGACCCCGAGAGCCTGCGCGGGCCGCAGTTCGGCTGCGCATGGTCCGACGAGATGGCGAAGTGGCGCTACGCGCAGGCGACATTCGACATGCTGCAATTCGGCCTGCGGCTGGGCAGCCAGCCGCGGCAGGTCATCACCACCACGCCGCGGCCGACCGCGCTGATCAAGCGGCTGATGCTGGAGCCGGGCAGCGTGGTGACGCGGGCGGCGACGGAGGCCAATGCCTATCACCTTGCGCCGACGTTTTTGAAGGGCGTGCTGGCGCGATACCAGGACACCCGGCTCGGCCGGCAGGAACTGGACGGCGAGATCATCGAGGACCGGCCCGACGCGCTGTGGTCGCGGGCGCTGATCGAGAGTTGCCGCGTCAATGACGCGCCTTCACTGACGCGCATCGTGGTCGCGGTCGATCCGCCGGCCTCATCCGGCAAGCGCGCCGACGCCTGCGGCATTGTCGCGGCGGGCATCACCGGCGAGGGCGGCATTTACGTGATCGCCGACGACACGGTGTCGAACGCGACGCCTGCGGTGTGGGCGGCGAAGGCGATTGCGCTGTGGCGGCGGCTTGAGGCCGACGCGCTGGTGGCGGAAGTGAACCAGGGCGGCGAGATGGTGCGCGCGGTCATCAACGAGGTGGATGCGAGCGTGCCGGTGGTGTCGGTGCGCGCGCATCGGGGGAAATATCTGCGCGCGGAGCCGGTCGCCACTCTTTATGAACAGGGCCGCGTCAAACATGCCGGGACGTTTCCGGCGCTGGAAGACGAGATGTGCGACTTCGGGCCGAGCGGTCTCACGTCGGGCCGTTCGCCGGACCGGCTCGACGCGCTGGTGTGGGCGATTGCCTCGCTGACCTTCACGTCGCGCGCCGCGCCGCGGGTGCGGAGATTGTGA
- a CDS encoding gene transfer agent family protein has product MPNTYRGEIAAHLGGRQRTLVLTLGALAELESAFGASDLMALAERFGTGRLSARDLVRIIAAGLRGAGEAISDDDVATLTVDGGAAGYVRVAADLIAATFDGAAAGEAR; this is encoded by the coding sequence ATGCCCAATACCTATCGCGGGGAGATCGCCGCCCACCTAGGTGGGCGGCAGCGGACGCTGGTGCTGACATTGGGCGCGCTGGCCGAACTGGAATCCGCGTTCGGCGCAAGCGATCTGATGGCGCTGGCGGAACGGTTCGGCACCGGGCGGTTGTCGGCGCGCGATCTGGTGCGGATCATCGCGGCCGGATTGCGCGGCGCGGGCGAGGCGATTTCCGACGACGACGTCGCCACGCTGACCGTGGACGGCGGCGCGGCAGGTTATGTGCGGGTCGCGGCCGATCTGATTGCTGCGACGTTCGATGGCGCGGCGGCTGGCGAGGCGCGATGA
- a CDS encoding trypsin-like serine protease encodes MILPLRRTILLAIAILALTQPSHAIVGSRSAPSDAIARSIVTVIGSRGNVCTGSLIAPTIVLTAGHCITPNTSYRVIDYTTQPPRLITAQKVATHPQFNMQAMNAHRATADVALLQLPAPVPGKSPATLGAPRIPIMPGAPFTIAGIGTTASGSDAGVGTVRAAGLTVTGNPGTLQIRLVDPLTQNKRTGTGACTGDSGAPVFEDQNGTSLIVGVVSWSTGANNADGCGGLTGVTPLTLYRDWILKTARSWGAPI; translated from the coding sequence ATGATCCTGCCGCTCCGACGCACCATTCTTCTTGCAATTGCAATTCTCGCCCTGACGCAGCCGTCGCACGCCATCGTCGGCAGCCGCTCCGCGCCGTCCGACGCCATTGCTCGCTCGATCGTCACCGTGATCGGCTCGCGCGGCAATGTCTGCACCGGCTCATTGATCGCGCCGACCATTGTCTTGACCGCAGGTCACTGCATCACGCCGAACACGTCATATCGCGTGATCGACTACACCACGCAGCCGCCGCGGCTCATCACCGCGCAGAAGGTCGCGACCCATCCGCAGTTCAACATGCAGGCGATGAACGCGCATCGCGCCACCGCCGATGTCGCGCTGCTGCAACTGCCCGCGCCGGTGCCCGGCAAATCGCCCGCGACGCTCGGTGCGCCGCGCATTCCGATCATGCCGGGTGCGCCGTTCACCATCGCGGGCATCGGCACAACCGCGTCGGGCAGCGATGCCGGGGTCGGCACCGTCCGCGCGGCGGGACTCACGGTCACAGGCAATCCGGGCACGCTGCAAATCCGCCTGGTCGATCCGCTCACCCAGAACAAGCGCACCGGCACCGGCGCCTGCACCGGGGATTCCGGCGCGCCGGTGTTCGAGGACCAGAACGGCACGAGCCTCATTGTCGGCGTGGTGAGCTGGTCCACCGGCGCGAACAATGCCGACGGCTGCGGCGGCCTTACCGGCGTGACGCCGCTGACGTTATATAGAGACTGGATCCTGAAGACGGCGCGAAGCTGGGGCGCCCCGATCTGA
- a CDS encoding DUF2019 domain-containing protein: MKKVNLSGMTTKELVERFAQIGRAQDQALLGGQISKFNRLFDQMAEISKELKERPGDQRRELMGLYNFPNMQVRLKAAIHTLAVSPIEARGQLEMIAESKWFPQAGDAGMSLSNLNRGIFKPT; the protein is encoded by the coding sequence ATGAAAAAGGTGAATCTGTCAGGCATGACGACAAAAGAGCTGGTTGAGCGCTTCGCTCAAATTGGACGCGCCCAAGATCAGGCGCTCCTCGGCGGTCAAATATCCAAGTTCAATCGGCTCTTCGATCAAATGGCGGAAATTTCAAAGGAACTTAAAGAGCGTCCCGGCGACCAGCGGCGTGAACTGATGGGACTCTATAATTTTCCGAATATGCAGGTTCGCTTGAAAGCGGCCATTCATACATTGGCGGTGTCGCCAATCGAGGCGCGGGGTCAGCTTGAAATGATCGCCGAGTCAAAATGGTTTCCTCAAGCAGGTGATGCAGGGATGTCCCTGTCGAATCTGAATCGGGGTATCTTCAAGCCGACGTGA
- a CDS encoding DUF3168 domain-containing protein encodes MTTANVALRAAIHAALRDDGALTAALGGTHIYDEPPRDAAFPYVTLGEARLIDASSDGGETQEHQLTLHAWSRKGGHREAHVIAGALLHALDDAPLTLGGHRLVNLRFSIADIRRESDGRTYHALVRFRAVTEPVS; translated from the coding sequence ATGACCACAGCCAACGTGGCGCTGCGCGCCGCGATCCATGCGGCCTTGCGTGACGACGGCGCGCTCACCGCCGCGCTGGGCGGTACGCATATTTACGACGAGCCGCCGCGCGACGCCGCGTTTCCCTACGTGACCCTGGGCGAGGCGCGGCTGATCGACGCCTCGTCCGACGGCGGCGAGACGCAGGAGCATCAGCTCACGCTGCACGCCTGGTCGCGCAAGGGCGGCCATCGCGAGGCTCATGTCATCGCCGGCGCGCTGCTGCACGCGCTCGACGACGCGCCGCTCACGCTCGGCGGACACCGGCTGGTGAACCTGCGGTTCTCGATTGCCGACATCCGGCGCGAATCCGACGGCCGCACCTATCACGCGCTGGTGCGGTTTCGCGCCGTCACCGAACCGGTTTCATAG
- a CDS encoding phage tail tape measure protein, producing MALDSSGEDVSLTLGALGTRTRELTAGATAFSRAMTGAFTASVAGGKQFDDVLKSLTLRLSDLAVRMAFRPLEKSISGGIESLLSGLAGVGGSAAITQKAALGAVKPFASGGVIGTPTYFPLMQGGVGLAGEAGPEAIMPLARGPDGRLGVAGHGGGASITIQIATPDLDSFRRSETYITGQIARAVSRGQRSL from the coding sequence ATGGCTCTGGATTCATCCGGCGAGGACGTCTCGCTGACGCTGGGCGCGCTCGGTACGCGGACGCGCGAACTCACCGCCGGCGCGACCGCGTTCTCGCGGGCGATGACCGGCGCTTTCACCGCGTCGGTGGCCGGCGGCAAACAGTTCGACGATGTGCTGAAGTCGCTGACGCTGCGGCTGTCCGACCTTGCGGTGCGGATGGCATTCAGGCCGCTGGAGAAGAGCATCTCGGGCGGCATCGAGAGCTTGCTCTCGGGCCTCGCGGGGGTCGGCGGCTCGGCTGCGATCACCCAGAAAGCCGCGCTCGGTGCGGTGAAGCCGTTCGCCAGCGGAGGCGTGATCGGCACTCCGACTTACTTTCCGCTGATGCAGGGCGGCGTCGGTCTGGCGGGAGAGGCGGGGCCGGAAGCGATCATGCCGCTGGCGCGCGGGCCTGACGGCCGGCTCGGCGTTGCCGGGCATGGCGGAGGCGCAAGCATCACCATCCAGATCGCGACGCCGGACCTCGACAGTTTCCGCCGCTCGGAGACCTACATCACCGGCCAGATCGCACGCGCGGTCTCGCGCGGGCAGCGCAGCCTCTAG
- a CDS encoding phage portal protein: MLNFKNIFRAPEAKASRTAQVLAFESGGRARWTPRDYAALAREGYLANAIVHRAVRLIAENAAACNFLIYEGAQEREAHPLLQLFTRPNARQDGATFFEALYAHMLLAGNAYVEAVALGEEVRELHTLRPDRMKVVPGHDGWPEAYDYSVAGRSVRFDQLASSVPPILHLTFFHPLDDHYGLAPVEAAAVAVDTHNAAAKWNKALLDNAARPSGALVYSGPEGAMLSDQQFDRLKRELTDTYQGAVNAGRPLLLEGGLDWKAMSLTPKDMDFLEAKNSAAREIALAFGVPPMLLGIPGDNTYANFQEANRALWRQTILPLASRVGSALAQWLAPQFGDGLRVVIDTDRIDALAIDRAALWDRVANAPFLTLNEKREATGYAPVDGGDRL; encoded by the coding sequence ATGCTCAATTTCAAAAATATCTTCCGCGCCCCCGAAGCCAAAGCCTCGCGCACCGCGCAGGTGCTGGCGTTCGAGTCCGGCGGGCGGGCGCGGTGGACGCCGCGCGACTATGCGGCGCTGGCGCGCGAGGGCTACCTTGCCAACGCCATCGTGCATCGGGCGGTGCGGCTGATCGCGGAAAACGCGGCGGCGTGCAACTTCCTGATCTACGAGGGCGCGCAGGAGCGCGAGGCGCATCCGCTGTTGCAGCTTTTCACCAGGCCGAACGCGCGGCAGGACGGCGCGACGTTTTTCGAGGCGCTCTATGCGCACATGCTGCTGGCGGGCAACGCCTATGTCGAGGCCGTCGCGCTCGGCGAGGAGGTGCGCGAACTCCACACGCTGCGGCCGGACCGCATGAAGGTGGTGCCGGGGCACGATGGCTGGCCGGAGGCATATGACTACAGCGTGGCGGGACGCAGCGTGCGGTTCGATCAGCTTGCCTCCAGCGTGCCGCCGATTTTGCATCTGACATTCTTTCATCCGCTCGACGATCATTACGGGCTTGCGCCGGTTGAAGCTGCTGCGGTCGCGGTCGACACCCACAACGCTGCGGCGAAATGGAACAAGGCGCTGCTCGACAACGCGGCGCGGCCCTCCGGCGCGCTGGTCTATTCCGGCCCGGAAGGCGCGATGCTGTCGGACCAGCAGTTCGACCGGTTGAAGCGCGAACTCACCGACACCTATCAGGGCGCGGTGAACGCCGGGCGGCCGCTGTTGCTTGAGGGCGGGCTCGACTGGAAGGCGATGTCGCTGACGCCGAAGGACATGGATTTTCTGGAGGCGAAGAATTCCGCCGCGCGCGAGATTGCGCTCGCGTTCGGCGTGCCGCCGATGCTGCTCGGCATTCCCGGCGACAATACTTACGCGAATTTCCAGGAAGCCAACCGCGCGCTGTGGCGGCAGACGATTCTGCCGTTGGCCTCGCGCGTCGGCAGCGCGCTCGCGCAATGGCTGGCACCGCAGTTTGGCGACGGGCTTCGCGTGGTGATCGACACCGACCGCATCGACGCGCTGGCAATCGACCGCGCCGCGCTGTGGGATCGCGTCGCCAATGCGCCGTTCCTCACACTGAATGAAAAGCGCGAGGCGACGGGCTATGCGCCGGTCGATGGCGGCGACCGGCTGTAA
- a CDS encoding Spy/CpxP family protein refolding chaperone: MIRHRRIALMIPAVFALAIVSSAANAQPGPGMMGPGMMRGGGPGCGYGSGRHMQWRTERLADRLKLTDEQRTKFEDFKTASSKAADAVRTTCAADVGTTMPGRMDAMEKRMEAMLAGMKAVRPAFDAFYASLTEQQKAEFNSRSGRHRFWGMRDAW, encoded by the coding sequence ATGATCAGGCATCGCCGTATCGCTCTGATGATTCCCGCCGTGTTCGCACTCGCAATCGTGTCCTCGGCGGCAAACGCTCAGCCGGGACCGGGCATGATGGGACCAGGCATGATGCGGGGCGGAGGCCCCGGATGCGGCTATGGCTCCGGCCGTCACATGCAATGGCGAACCGAGCGGCTGGCGGACCGGCTGAAACTCACCGACGAGCAGCGCACCAAGTTTGAAGACTTCAAGACCGCGTCCAGCAAGGCTGCCGACGCCGTGCGAACGACCTGTGCCGCCGATGTGGGCACAACCATGCCGGGCCGGATGGACGCCATGGAGAAACGCATGGAAGCGATGCTGGCTGGCATGAAAGCGGTGCGTCCCGCTTTCGATGCATTCTATGCGTCGCTCACCGAGCAGCAAAAGGCGGAATTCAACTCGCGTTCCGGCCGGCACAGGTTCTGGGGCATGCGCGATGCGTGGTGA
- a CDS encoding cupin domain-containing protein, with product MDRRTFVQAAALAGVAALQTSHAAEAQVTAAATPEHPVTSVTTATDMTAEEVRAHLNLEPNATCGFVRETYVAKQKLAAGALPLPFEAERPIGSALYFMVTPSAPVKLHRIRNDQLYHYYLGDPLEVLLLRNGGEHVIVGPDLKAGHRVQLLIPGNTFHTARVIGTRRWFLGASTEWPGVIPADVELGKPDELTVEFPKVAVDVRSFPEPVR from the coding sequence ATGGACAGACGGACATTCGTTCAGGCTGCTGCGCTGGCTGGCGTCGCGGCGCTCCAAACCTCCCACGCGGCGGAGGCGCAGGTGACGGCTGCGGCCACGCCAGAACATCCGGTGACATCCGTGACGACTGCGACCGACATGACCGCCGAGGAGGTGCGCGCGCATCTCAACCTCGAGCCGAACGCCACCTGCGGCTTCGTCCGCGAGACCTATGTCGCAAAACAGAAGCTGGCGGCGGGCGCGCTGCCGCTGCCGTTCGAGGCGGAGCGGCCGATCGGCTCGGCGCTGTATTTCATGGTGACGCCCTCGGCGCCGGTGAAGCTGCATCGAATCCGCAACGACCAGCTCTATCATTATTATCTCGGCGATCCGCTCGAGGTGCTGCTGCTGCGCAACGGCGGCGAACACGTCATCGTCGGCCCGGATCTGAAAGCCGGCCATCGTGTGCAACTGCTGATTCCCGGCAATACGTTTCATACCGCGCGCGTGATCGGCACCCGGCGCTGGTTTCTCGGCGCCAGCACCGAATGGCCGGGCGTCATTCCGGCCGACGTCGAACTCGGCAAGCCGGATGAACTGACCGTGGAATTTCCGAAAGTCGCCGTTGATGTCCGCAGCTTTCCGGAGCCGGTGAGGTAA
- a CDS encoding HK97 family phage prohead protease: MHAPISVTSRVSLAGDGTVEGYASLFGEVDQARDMVMPGAFTKTLAQRGLRKIPMLFQHDPAEPVGIWLDLHEDFRGLWARGRLIPDVARGRELLALVSEGAIDGLSIGYRTVRGQIDPKTRIRKLYQVDLWEISIVTFPLLAGARVRAVKERVLSKSGHRFCDQSTRRFDSFPTPKLSYRRMRAEKEWRGLSGGALSRSEAR, encoded by the coding sequence ATGCACGCGCCGATTTCAGTCACGTCCCGGGTCTCGCTCGCCGGCGACGGCACGGTGGAAGGCTACGCCAGCCTGTTCGGCGAGGTCGACCAGGCGCGCGACATGGTGATGCCCGGCGCGTTCACGAAAACGCTGGCACAGCGCGGCCTGCGCAAGATCCCGATGCTGTTCCAGCACGATCCCGCCGAGCCGGTCGGCATCTGGCTCGACCTGCACGAGGACTTTCGCGGGCTGTGGGCGAGGGGGCGCCTGATCCCCGATGTCGCGCGCGGGCGCGAACTGCTGGCGCTGGTGAGCGAAGGCGCGATCGACGGCCTCTCCATCGGCTACCGCACCGTGCGCGGCCAGATCGATCCAAAGACGCGCATCCGCAAATTGTACCAAGTGGACCTGTGGGAAATTTCCATCGTCACCTTCCCGCTGCTGGCGGGCGCAAGGGTGCGGGCGGTGAAGGAGCGCGTACTCAGCAAAAGTGGGCACCGGTTTTGCGATCAGAGTACGCGTCGCTTTGACTCATTCCCCACGCCAAAGCTGTCGTACCGGCGGATGCGGGCGGAAAAGGAGTGGCGGGGTTTGAGCGGTGGCGCGCTTTCCAGGTCGGAGGCGCGCTGA
- a CDS encoding head-tail adaptor protein: MTDPGQLKTRLVVQQPIAMPDDQGGVTRTWITFATVWAQVTPLAARRDVQADSDGATQSYRILLRSHLSLTLQHRFSDGARIYRIVAIRERDDRRFIEIDADVRVT, from the coding sequence ATGACCGATCCCGGACAGTTGAAAACGCGGCTGGTGGTTCAGCAGCCGATCGCGATGCCCGACGATCAGGGCGGCGTGACGCGCACCTGGATCACGTTCGCGACCGTGTGGGCGCAGGTGACGCCGCTCGCGGCGCGGCGCGACGTGCAGGCCGACAGCGACGGGGCGACCCAGTCCTATCGCATCCTCCTGCGCAGCCATCTCTCGCTGACGTTGCAGCATCGCTTCAGCGACGGCGCGCGGATCTATCGCATCGTCGCGATCCGCGAGCGCGACGACCGCCGCTTCATCGAGATCGATGCGGATGTGCGGGTGACATAA
- a CDS encoding GIY-YIG nuclease family protein, with translation MDRRFFVYILANETRGVLYVGITNDLLRRLAEHRAKLVPAFTASYGVTRLVHVETYTSVIEARSREHSLKRWRRAWKFELIEKDNPEWRDLGDEIAF, from the coding sequence ATGGATCGGCGTTTCTTTGTTTACATTCTCGCGAACGAGACTCGCGGCGTGCTTTACGTCGGCATCACCAACGATCTGTTGCGCAGGCTCGCGGAGCACCGCGCGAAGCTCGTTCCTGCCTTCACCGCGTCATACGGCGTGACACGACTGGTGCATGTCGAGACATATACCTCGGTTATTGAAGCCAGATCACGAGAGCATTCACTCAAACGCTGGCGTCGCGCGTGGAAGTTCGAATTGATCGAGAAAGACAATCCGGAATGGCGTGACCTTGGCGATGAAATCGCATTTTGA
- a CDS encoding rcc01693 family protein: MKPFPWSEAIGFGLGVLRLPPEQFWRMTPRELGYAIAAVRGPGRAPIDRAALDDLMQKFPDMPGGE; the protein is encoded by the coding sequence ATGAAACCGTTTCCGTGGAGTGAGGCGATCGGCTTCGGCCTGGGCGTGCTGCGGTTGCCGCCGGAGCAGTTCTGGCGGATGACGCCGCGCGAACTCGGCTATGCCATCGCCGCGGTGCGCGGCCCTGGCCGTGCGCCGATCGATCGCGCGGCGCTCGATGACCTGATGCAGAAATTTCCCGACATGCCGGGTGGAGAATAA
- a CDS encoding phage major capsid protein, which yields MDFDITDTAPEHKSGISSAARGEQDAVMQMFEEFKAANDERLASLGRRADVLLDEKVDRINGALDAQMKRIDDLALKSARPLLEGSRRDASRSRFTDASAREHKSAFDAYVRQGESAGLRAMETKALSMGSNADGGYLVPSELEHEIGSRLKAISPIRSIASVREISGGVYKKPFMTAGPATGWVGETDARSQTTSPTLDALSFPAMELYAMPAATAALLDDSAVNIDEWIASEVELTFAVQEGAAFVAGDGSNKPKGFLNTPTIANASWEWGKLGHVATGVSAAFPEDDPSDLLVDLIYALKAGYRQNASFVMNRKTQAAIRKFKDTGGAYLWQPPAQAGGRASLMTFPLVEAEDMPDIAANSLSIAFGDFRRGYLIVDRLGVRVLRDPYSAKPYVLFYTTKRVGGGVQDFDAIKLVKFAAS from the coding sequence ATGGATTTCGACATCACCGACACCGCGCCGGAGCACAAGTCCGGCATTTCCTCCGCCGCGCGCGGCGAGCAAGACGCGGTCATGCAAATGTTCGAGGAGTTCAAGGCCGCCAACGACGAGCGGCTTGCCTCGCTCGGCCGCCGCGCCGACGTGCTGCTCGACGAGAAGGTCGACCGCATCAACGGTGCGCTCGACGCGCAGATGAAGCGGATCGACGACCTCGCGCTGAAAAGCGCGCGGCCCCTGCTGGAAGGGAGCCGGCGCGATGCCAGCCGTTCGCGCTTCACTGACGCCTCGGCGCGCGAGCACAAGAGCGCGTTCGATGCCTACGTCCGCCAGGGCGAAAGCGCCGGCCTGCGCGCGATGGAAACCAAGGCGCTGTCGATGGGCTCCAACGCCGACGGCGGCTATCTGGTGCCGTCCGAACTCGAGCACGAGATCGGCTCGCGGCTGAAAGCGATCTCGCCGATCCGCAGCATCGCCTCGGTGCGCGAGATTTCCGGCGGCGTCTACAAGAAACCGTTCATGACCGCGGGCCCGGCCACCGGCTGGGTCGGCGAGACCGACGCGCGCTCGCAGACCACGTCGCCGACGCTCGATGCGCTGAGCTTTCCGGCGATGGAGCTTTACGCCATGCCGGCGGCGACCGCGGCGCTGCTCGACGATTCCGCCGTCAATATCGACGAGTGGATCGCCTCCGAGGTCGAACTGACCTTCGCGGTGCAGGAGGGCGCGGCCTTCGTCGCCGGCGACGGCAGCAACAAGCCGAAGGGCTTTCTCAACACCCCCACCATCGCGAATGCGTCGTGGGAGTGGGGCAAGCTGGGCCATGTCGCCACCGGCGTCTCTGCGGCATTTCCGGAGGACGATCCGTCGGACCTGCTGGTCGATCTGATCTATGCGCTGAAGGCGGGCTATCGGCAGAACGCCAGCTTCGTGATGAACCGCAAGACGCAGGCAGCGATCCGCAAGTTCAAGGACACCGGCGGCGCGTATCTGTGGCAGCCGCCGGCGCAGGCGGGCGGCCGCGCCTCGCTGATGACGTTTCCTCTGGTGGAAGCCGAGGACATGCCGGACATCGCGGCGAATTCGCTGTCGATCGCGTTCGGCGATTTCCGCCGCGGTTACCTGATCGTGGACCGGCTCGGCGTGCGCGTGTTGCGCGATCCGTACAGCGCGAAACCCTACGTGCTGTTCTACACCACCAAGCGCGTCGGCGGTGGCGTCCAGGATTTCGACGCCATCAAGCTGGTGAAATTCGCGGCGAGTTGA
- a CDS encoding phage major tail protein, TP901-1 family: MAAQKGKDLLLKMHDGTNFVSVAGLRSRRIAFNAETVDVTHAESTERWRELLAGAGVKRASVSGRGLFKDSASDAMVRQAFFDGALKSCQVVVPDFGVIEGPFQISGFEFSGEHNGEVTFDLSLESAGALTFAAS; this comes from the coding sequence ATGGCCGCCCAGAAAGGCAAGGACCTGCTGCTGAAAATGCACGACGGGACGAACTTCGTCAGCGTCGCCGGGTTGCGCAGCCGCAGGATCGCATTCAACGCCGAAACCGTCGACGTCACCCACGCGGAATCCACCGAGCGCTGGCGCGAACTGCTGGCGGGCGCCGGCGTCAAGCGCGCGTCGGTGTCGGGCCGGGGTTTGTTCAAGGACTCCGCGTCCGATGCGATGGTGCGGCAGGCGTTCTTCGACGGCGCGCTGAAATCCTGTCAGGTCGTGGTGCCGGACTTCGGCGTCATCGAGGGCCCGTTCCAGATTTCAGGCTTCGAGTTTTCCGGCGAGCACAACGGCGAGGTGACGTTCGATCTGTCGCTGGAGTCGGCGGGCGCGCTGACGTTTGCTGCGAGCTGA
- a CDS encoding DUF2460 domain-containing protein translates to MPASFHDVLFPLDIALKSAGGPERRTDIITFGSGREERNARWAHSRRRFDAGYGVKTLDALQQVVVFFEERRGQLYGFRWRDRLDHSSALPAGAISPLDQTLGSGDGERTAFQLIKTYGSIYAPYTRTVTKPVPGSVRVAVGGEEVASGAAFTCDAAAGVVTFLPGHVPASGAAVTAGFLFDVPVRFDTDYLEVDLSAFAAGAIPKIPLVEIRV, encoded by the coding sequence ATGCCCGCCAGCTTCCATGACGTGCTGTTTCCGCTCGACATCGCGCTGAAGAGCGCGGGTGGGCCGGAGCGGCGTACCGACATCATCACGTTCGGATCGGGGCGCGAGGAGCGCAACGCGCGCTGGGCGCATTCGCGCCGCCGCTTCGACGCCGGCTATGGCGTGAAGACGCTCGACGCCTTGCAGCAGGTGGTGGTGTTCTTCGAGGAGCGTCGTGGACAGCTTTATGGCTTTCGCTGGCGCGACCGGCTCGATCATTCCTCCGCGCTTCCCGCCGGGGCGATCTCGCCGCTCGACCAGACGCTGGGAAGTGGCGACGGCGAGCGCACCGCGTTTCAACTGATCAAGACCTACGGCAGCATCTATGCGCCCTATACGCGCACGGTGACGAAGCCGGTGCCGGGCAGCGTTCGTGTTGCCGTCGGCGGCGAGGAGGTTGCCTCCGGCGCGGCATTCACCTGCGATGCGGCGGCCGGTGTCGTGACATTTCTGCCGGGACATGTTCCCGCCAGCGGCGCGGCAGTGACGGCAGGATTCCTGTTCGATGTGCCGGTGCGGTTCGATACCGATTATCTCGAGGTCGATCTGTCCGCTTTTGCGGCGGGCGCGATTCCGAAAATTCCGCTGGTGGAGATCCGGGTGTGA